In Synechococcus sp. HK05, one DNA window encodes the following:
- a CDS encoding glycosyltransferase family 2 protein produces the protein MAAETHWFCELYKKLNIIDDQTEIPTEIRILSLGLNLNDWQLHAWLHQLGLRNETIVAEHDTNDNDAKRWPVLVVQFEAIAPCSQGQDQIYQLLELAHALRVYDVDEKRVELLRRLGVNAQLLSLQHGLGSHNGWLADQETDAAASMGLAKPSHLAAVGQVICLGRSQELRWVNLVKPPLLAIPGFDEIVTETWQQARFLAAWIAGLLTSDIRVVRLNPTDHEIRKAGFKCLMQAFGGQVHGFIDPIHPEELIREIHWREQGCKPARLPATPTPAVRILSEYQQNALEADATVCISLYNYSQTVIHALETVRDQEDVALDVIVVDDGSTDGGEELVRDWIAKHQRAFNRATLLQHHENGGLAAARNTAFSWATTEWCFVLDADNTLYPKAIVQCLSLADSSLEKLAVVHPLIEVIRDNSCNSEASLLSHHSWQRRLFEKANHVDAMALVRRSAWEDVGGYQHLPHGWEDYDFWCSLISKDYFGVICPQILATYSEHSDSMLRSQTNRFVRETSRMLKQRHPWLALSTASGSAEGGLG, from the coding sequence ATGGCCGCGGAAACACATTGGTTCTGCGAGCTATACAAGAAGCTAAACATAATAGATGATCAAACCGAAATACCAACAGAAATCCGCATCCTGAGCCTTGGACTCAACCTTAATGATTGGCAGCTGCATGCTTGGTTACACCAGCTTGGGCTAAGAAATGAAACAATCGTTGCTGAGCATGATACCAACGATAATGATGCCAAGCGCTGGCCTGTCCTTGTAGTGCAGTTTGAAGCCATCGCTCCATGTAGCCAGGGTCAGGATCAGATCTATCAGCTTTTGGAACTAGCTCATGCGCTTAGGGTCTACGACGTCGATGAGAAAAGGGTTGAGCTGCTCAGGAGGCTAGGAGTCAACGCACAGTTGCTGTCTCTTCAACACGGACTAGGCAGCCATAACGGCTGGCTGGCAGATCAAGAGACTGATGCAGCAGCAAGCATGGGATTGGCAAAGCCAAGCCATCTAGCAGCGGTAGGCCAGGTGATTTGTCTTGGCCGGAGCCAAGAGCTTCGATGGGTCAATTTAGTGAAACCACCTTTGTTGGCAATTCCAGGTTTTGACGAAATCGTCACGGAGACCTGGCAACAAGCAAGATTCTTAGCCGCTTGGATAGCGGGCTTGTTAACTAGTGACATCAGAGTTGTCAGGCTGAATCCTACCGACCACGAAATACGCAAGGCAGGATTTAAGTGCCTCATGCAGGCTTTTGGAGGTCAGGTTCACGGATTTATCGACCCAATTCATCCTGAGGAACTCATCAGAGAAATCCATTGGCGAGAACAAGGATGCAAGCCGGCTAGACTACCTGCTACACCCACTCCAGCTGTCAGAATACTTAGCGAATATCAGCAGAACGCACTTGAAGCCGATGCAACGGTTTGCATTAGTCTGTACAATTACAGTCAAACCGTCATACATGCTCTTGAAACTGTTAGAGATCAGGAGGATGTAGCCTTAGATGTGATCGTCGTTGATGACGGCTCAACTGATGGCGGAGAAGAGCTTGTTCGTGATTGGATAGCAAAACATCAACGGGCCTTCAACAGAGCAACATTGCTTCAACATCATGAGAATGGGGGACTTGCTGCAGCTAGAAATACAGCATTTAGTTGGGCAACAACAGAGTGGTGCTTTGTCCTAGATGCCGACAATACGCTGTATCCTAAAGCGATTGTTCAATGCCTATCTTTAGCCGACTCAAGTCTTGAGAAATTAGCCGTCGTTCATCCATTAATCGAAGTCATAAGAGATAATAGTTGCAATAGTGAGGCAAGTCTCTTATCACATCACAGCTGGCAACGAAGATTGTTCGAAAAAGCAAACCACGTTGATGCGATGGCTTTAGTTCGAAGATCGGCATGGGAAGATGTAGGTGGATATCAGCACCTTCCTCATGGCTGGGAAGACTATGACTTTTGGTGCAGCTTGATATCCAAAGATTATTTTGGAGTCATCTGTCCTCAAATCCTTGCAACCTACTCAGAACATTCAGACTCAATGCTGCGAAGTCAGACGAATCGCTTCGTTCGGGAGACAAGCCGTATGCTCAAACAAAGACATCCATGGCTTGCATTGTCAACAGCTAGCGGCTCTGCAGAAGGAGGACTGGGCTGA